Proteins encoded within one genomic window of Humulus lupulus chromosome 1, drHumLupu1.1, whole genome shotgun sequence:
- the LOC133828690 gene encoding uncharacterized protein LOC133828690: MTTRIMVGGDSWYIFFLNLVIISFLTNSLSGDESVRKPAEEALAQCEARPDFCSCLMEIISAKHLAPQVDVRLMASLYFKNSINRYWRKRRDSSGISNEEKVHLRQKLVSHLREENYQIDLTLAVLISKIARIDYPVEWPDLFSVLAQQLQSADVLSSHRIFLILFRTLKELSTKWLMDGQRTFAQISSHFFDYSWQLWKCDVQTILHGFSTLSQSSNALEQHQEELYLICERWLLCLKIIRQLVISGYPSDAKSVQEVRPVKEVSPVILNVVQSFLPYYKIFQKGPAKFWDFIKRACIKLMKVLIKIQEIHPFSFSDKSVLPLVMVFYLNKITDPEPDALSFEQFLIQCMVMVKSVLECKEYKRSLTGRVVEENGVTLEQMKKDISNAVNGVLTSLMPSDRILLLCNVLIRRYFVLTPHDLEELYHNPESFHHEQDMIQWTEKLRPCAEALYIVLFHSHSELLGPLVVSILQEAMNGCPTSVTEITPGLLLKDAAYAAAAYVYYELSNYMTFKDWILDANNFTRGFLLTLTDLVECFNQAF, translated from the exons GTATATCTTCTTTTTGAATCTTGTTATTATCTCGTTCTTGACCAATTCATTGAGTGGCGACGAAAGCGTCCGCAAGCCAGCAGAGGAGGCTCTCGCTCAGTGCGAGGCTAGGCCTGACTTTTGCTCTTGTCTCATG GAGATTATTAGTGCCAAGCATTTGGCCCCTCAGGTGGACGTTCGATTGATGGCTTCACTGTATTTCAAGAATAGTATTAATCGCTACTGGAGGAAAAGACGTGATTCTTC GGGAATCAGCAACGAGGAGAAAGTACATCTGAGGCAAAAACTGGTATCCCATTTAAGAGAAGAAAACTATCAG ATAGATCTCACGTTGGCTGTGCTCATCTCAAAAATTGCTCGAATTGATTATCCAGTAGAATG GCCAGATCTCTTTTCAGTTTTAGCACAACAACTTCAGTCAGCAGATGTTCTCTCTTCTCACAGAATCTTTTTGATCCTCTTTCGAACCTTGAAAGAATTGTCCACTAAGTGGCTAATGGATGGACAAAGGACCTTTGCACAG ATATCATCCCATTTCTTTGATTATAGTTGGCAGCTTTGGAAATGTGATGTGCAGACCATATTACATGGTTTCTCTACGCTTTCCCAGAGTTCAAATGCTCTAGAGCAGCATCAAGAGGAGCTTTATCTTATATGTGAGCGATGGCTGTTATGCTTAAAGATCATAAGACAATTAGTAATTTCTGGATATCCAAGTGATGCAAAAAGTGTGCAA GAGGTTAGACCAGTCAAGGAAGTTTCTCCTGTGATCTTGAATGTTGTTCAATCATTTCTTCCATACTATAAGAT TTTTCAGAAGGGACCCGCTAAATTTTGGGACTTCATAAAGAGAGCATGCATTAAATTGATGAaggttttaattaaaattcaagaaATTCATCCTTTTTCGTTCAGCGATAAAAGTGTTCTTCCACTTGTCATGGTTTTCTATTTAAATAAGATAACAGATCCCGAGCCAGATGCATTATCATTTGAGCAATTTTTGATACAATGTATGGTAATGGTGAAAAGTGTGTTGGAATGTAAAGAATACAAGCGAAGTCTTACAGGTCGGGTAGTGGAAGAAAATGGAGTAACACTAGAGCAGATGAAGAAAGACATATCCAATGCTGTTAATGGTGTCCTAACTTCCCTCATGCCAAGTGATCGTATACTACTCTTATGTAATGTGTTAATAAGAAG GTACTTTGTTTTAACTCCTCATGATTTGGAGGAGTTGTACCACAACCCTGAATCATTTCATCACGAGCAGGATATGATTCAGTGGACGGAAAAATTGAGGCCTTGTGCTGAGGCGTTGTACATTGTTTTGTTTCATAGCCATAGCGAG CTTTTAGGTCCTCTTGTGGTTTCAATTCTTCAAGAAGCAATGAATGGTTGCCCAACATCAGTTACTGAAATCACTCCAGGGCTGCTTCTGAAAGATGCTGCTTATGCTGCTGCTGCATATGTTTATTATGAGCTTTCAAATTACATGACCTTTAAAGATTG GATTCTTGATGCAAACAATTTCACTAGAGGGTTCCTTCTGACTCTCACTGATCTCGTTGAATG CTTCAACCAGGCATTTTAG